The genomic region CTGCGATTGCTTGGAATCCATCTAAAGATTTCACTCAAGTAACGAATCCTCCAGACTCAGAAGTACTCAAGGAGTGGTTTGATCAGCGTTACCTACTTATTAATTCTTCAAATGTTGATAGCCTAGATGCGGCACACGGCAAACTTTTTGTGGTACCTAAGCCAGCAAAAAAGAAAAAGTAAGAAATAAATAATTTTTAAAATCGCAGGCTTTGAGTCTGCGGTTTTTTTTTATCAAATGGTGTAAAATGAAAAATATTTTTTATGCGGGAGTGATGATTTTTTTATCGGGCTCACTGTATGCAACAGTTGCTTTGTCTACGGGCACAAATCAAGCTGCTCTAGCAGGTGGTGGTGTGGCAGCACCCCAAGATTCCACATGGGTAAAATTAAATCCTGCAGCAATTGTGGGGATGGGCAATCGAGTCGACCTTAGTCTCGAGTACTTACGTCCACAAAATGAAGTTAAGATGGGCGGGGGCGGTCTTCCCAATGCAATAGAGAGTGAAATTGATGATACGGGGAACTTGTTTTTCCCCCATTTCTCTATGGTCGAACAGTTGGATAGTAAATCAGCATATGGTATAGCTTTGTTTGTTAATAGTGGCTATTCCTCTGATTATTCAGACTCCCGTTCCACTCCGGGTCAATTTGGGAATTACGATCGTAAATTAGAATACAATTCATATAAATTATCACTTGTTTACGCACACGAATTTAATAATGGTTGGCGTGTCGGTTTTGGCCCTAATTTGAGCTACGCACGAGTACGAACCGATATGCTAGCAACTGACGCGCCTCTCCGTCAAACTTCTGGCGATAATGAATGGGATGATAGTTTTGGTGCGGGCTTTCAGTTAGCCGTACATCGTCAGTGGGATCGCTTTGCTTTCGGTATGTCCTATACATCTCGTGTGTGGCATTCAGAATTCGAGAAATATGATGATATCACATCTCACCCCTTAGATATGCCTAATATATTGCAGACGGGTATAGCCTTCAAGATAAAAGAAGATTTGACATGGACTTTTGATTGGCAGTATTTGAATTGGAGTTCTGTTAGTGCCTCGGGTGATAATGTGACAGATGGAGGTTTTGGATGGAGCAATCATAATATTTTCAAAACAGGCCTAATTTGGGAAGCTAATGAGCAGTGGACACTAAGAGGAGGTTATTCATGGGGAGAAGCTCCTATAGATAGTGAAGCAGCGTTTTCAAATGTTTTTGCTCCGATTATTATTGAGCATTATGCTTCCTGTGGTTTTTCCTATAGACTAGATGAGGAATGGGAAATTGGAGCAGCTTATATACATGGATTTGAGAATACTGTGACGGATAATGGAAGACAGATCCCTGCAGCAGAAGGAACCGAGGTTACTTCGTCGGTTGATATCGTTAGTGTAGGTTTAACTTATTACTTTTAAGACTGTTAATTTATGTTCTAAGCGTTGTAGATTTTCTATTCATTCAAGCTAAGTTCCCAAAACATTTAAATTAATAAGGAAAAATTATGTCTAAAGATAGATATGAGAATCCCTTGGTAGCACGCTACGCTAGTAAGGAAATGAGTTTTATTTGGTCTCCACAAAAGAAATTTTCTACTTGGCGTAAGCTATGGTTAGCTTTGGCTAAAGGTGAACAAGAACTTGATATGCCCATTACAGATGAGCAACTCAAGGATATGGAAGACAATTTAGAAAATATTGATTTTGATTTAGCAGCAAAATACGAACGTGAACTTCGTCATGACGTAATGGCTCATGTCCATGCTTGGGGAGATCAGATTCCAAGTGCAAAGCCAATTATTCACCTTGGTGCGACGAGTTGTTATGTAGGCGATAATACTGACCTCATTCAAATCCGTGAATCTCTTGAACTCGTAGAGAAAAAAGTTGTTAAGCTTATCAATGTTTTAGCTAAGCAAGCTAAGAAATATAAAGATCTTCCTACTTTAGG from Lentisphaera profundi harbors:
- a CDS encoding OmpP1/FadL family transporter; protein product: MKNIFYAGVMIFLSGSLYATVALSTGTNQAALAGGGVAAPQDSTWVKLNPAAIVGMGNRVDLSLEYLRPQNEVKMGGGGLPNAIESEIDDTGNLFFPHFSMVEQLDSKSAYGIALFVNSGYSSDYSDSRSTPGQFGNYDRKLEYNSYKLSLVYAHEFNNGWRVGFGPNLSYARVRTDMLATDAPLRQTSGDNEWDDSFGAGFQLAVHRQWDRFAFGMSYTSRVWHSEFEKYDDITSHPLDMPNILQTGIAFKIKEDLTWTFDWQYLNWSSVSASGDNVTDGGFGWSNHNIFKTGLIWEANEQWTLRGGYSWGEAPIDSEAAFSNVFAPIIIEHYASCGFSYRLDEEWEIGAAYIHGFENTVTDNGRQIPAAEGTEVTSSVDIVSVGLTYYF